A stretch of Heptranchias perlo isolate sHepPer1 chromosome 36, sHepPer1.hap1, whole genome shotgun sequence DNA encodes these proteins:
- the tysnd1 gene encoding peroxisomal leader peptide-processing protease, with the protein MISPERCGCIVSASSQNGSGGGAGDRSREEPQPGIPALPDGQAPVPPRDAAWSCSGLLLDRGRGLVLCHGHIFFPFLQQREQNPSHKPFLPSGAFHHDLQIHVQLPGAKPNAPLTLAPKHAAAALEPESDPSNSDFTPSLSSVAPDLDELQSCSQAEMLMVFPCPEFQDIFQTLFNKSDKWHFYSEDKEPELQPELDLTWFGLLHCPGWGDDALGGEHLQYVGSECLRKGQPLFSCASPFASFCPEIFMNAFSKGIVSNLAGERNAMILTDARCLPGTEGGGVYIKSQDLYYLAGLIVAPLCWKANEWVGLTLVCSVTCIFDTVRRILNGFDQSGKKMSFSLVSGHLPLTIPERHGLTRLLGAVALLECGRVWGSGVIVSPRLILTCRHVLDRASAIRVKIQSDSNSCLVIRGRVLFATKEDSAYDVAVVELDEDLSSVVTPAVASGFSTGEDVCVVGYGVFGRACGPSVTAGILSAVITADNQPVMLQTTCAVHAGASGGPVFRTSSGELLGIVSSNARNNSAGATYPHLNFSLPITILQPLLSAYSRVRDAAVFERLNEASDRLRALWRLQGSFSASQKSKL; encoded by the exons ATGATCTCCCCGGAGCGCTGCGGTTGCATCGTCTCTGCCTCTTCGCAGAACGGGAGCGGCGGCGGGGCTGGGGACAGGTCGAGAGAGGAGCCCCAGCCCGGGATCCCAGCCCTGCCCGATGGCCAGGCTCCTGTCCCTCCACGGGATGCAGCCTGGAGCTGCAGTGGGCTGCTGCTGGACCGCGGGCGTGGACTCGTCCTTTGCCACGGCCACATCTTCTTCCCGTTCCTCCAACAGCGAGAGCAGAATCCGAGTCACAAGCCGTTCCTGCCGTCTGGAGCTTTCCACCACGATCTACAGATCCATGTCCAGTTGCCTGGAGCCAAACCCAATGCTCCATTGACTTTAGCTCCCAAACATGCAGCAGCAGCCCTGGAGCCTGAATCAGATCCCTCCAATTCGGACTTCACCCCTAGTTTGTCTTCAGTAGCACCTGATCTGGATGAGCTCCAGAGTTGCAGCCAGGCTGAGATGCTCATGGTATTCCCTTGCCCAGAATTCCAAGATATCTTCCAAACCTTATTCAACAAGTCAGACAAATGGCATTTCTACAGCGAAGACAAAGAACCCGAGCTCCAGCCTGAGCTGGACCTGACCTGGTTTGGCCTGTTGCACTGCCCTGGTTGGGGTGATGACGCCCTTGGGGGAGAACATCTGCAGTATGTGGGGAGCGAGTGTTTGAGGAAAGGACAGCCCTTGTTCAGTTGTGCTTCGCCCTTTGCCTCTTTCTGCCCCGAGATCTTCATGAACGCGTTCAGTAAAGGAATAGTGAGTAACCTGGCGGGAGAGCGGAACGCAATGATTTTGACGGATGCCCGCTGTCTGCCGGGGACTGAAGGAGGTGGCGTCTACATCAAATCTCAAGATCTGTACTATTTAGCTGGTTTAATCGTGGCACCCCTTTGCTGGAAAGCCAATGAGTGGGTTGGACTGACCTTGGTGTGTTCTGTGACCTGCATTTTTGACACCGTTAGAAGGATTTTGAATGGATTTGACCAAAGTGGCAAGAAGATGTCATTCAGCCTGGTATCTGGTCACCTGCCCCTGACCATCCCAGAGAGGCACGGTTTAACTCGGCTGCTTGGCGCAGTGGCTCTGCTGGAGTGTGGTAGAGTTTGGGGATCAGGAGTGATTGTCAGTCCCAGGCTGATTCTTACATGTAGACACGTGTTGGACCGAGCATCAGCTATCAGAGTGAAAATACAGTCCGACTCAAACAG CTGCCTTGTGATAAGAGGAAGAGTGTTGTTTGCCACAAAGGAGGATTCAGCCTACGACGTGGCTGTGGTGGAACTGGATGAAGATCTGTCGTCTGTCGTAACACCTGCTGTTGCTTCTGGGTTTAGCACAG GAGAGGATGTTTGTGTAGTTGGCTACGGGGTATTTGGCCGAGCCTGTGGGCCGTCGGTGACAGCTGGGATTCTATCTGCTGTAATCACTGCAGACAACCAGCCAGTGATGCTCCAGACAACCTGCGCAGTCCATGCTGGGGCCAGTGGTGGGCCTGTCTTCAGAACAAGCAGTGGAGAGTTGCTGG GGATTGTATCCAGCAATGCCCGAAATAACAGCGCGGGAGCCACCTACCCCCACCTGAACTTCAGCCTTCCTATCACGATCCTACAACCTCTGCTCTCTGCCTACAGCCGAGTAAGGGACGCCGCGGTCTTTGAGCGACTGAACGAAGCGAGCGATCGGCTGCGCGCActttggagactccagggcagttTCTCAGCCTCTCAGAAGAGCAAACTGTAA
- the ddit4 gene encoding DNA damage-inducible transcript 4 protein has protein sequence MCHGRAVAPPPPLPPSSWVKLLQRIADLTGNSPHQQLPPAPLDQKPAETEPGLAVDADSDYGSLETDSDRDSVVDDPFEELLCADVMQLIEQSLTEAKHGALRCFKLLIPDQLTAQVADELLRLAASEPCGLRGAVLHLNVQDHKVCKDVDRIAVDSSLPPTFELTLVLRLEAGFWPKIQDLLTSGPSFTPGYSQALRLSPRFRIIKRKLYSSTEVIVEEC, from the exons ATGTGCCACGGACGCGCTGTGGCTCCTCCGCCCCCTCTGCCTCCCTCTTCCTGGGTCAAGCTGCTGCAGAGAATCGCCGATCTGACCGGCAACTCCCCGCACCAACAGCTACCCCCGGCCCCGCTCGATCAGAAACCGGCGGAGACTGAGCCTGGCCTGGCGGTGGACGCTGACAGCG ATTACGGGAGCTTGGAAACAGACAGTGACCGAGACTCTGTTGTCGACGACCCCTTTGAGGAGCTCCTGTGCGCCGATGTGATGCAGCTGATCGAGCAGAGCCTGACCGAGGCCAAGCACGGTGCCCTTCGCTGCTTCAAGCTGCTCATCCCGGACCAGCTGACTGCCCAGGTGGCCGACGAGTTGCTGCGGCTGGCCGCCAGCGAACCTTGCGGGCTGCGGGGCGCGGTCCTACACCTGAACGTGCAGGACCATAAGGTGTGTAAGGACGTGGATCGGATCGCGGTGGACAGCAGCCTGCCGCCCACCTTCGAGCTCACCTTGGTCCTGAGATTGGAAGCGGGATTTTGGCCCAAAATCCAGGACCTCTTGACTTCAGGCCCCTCGTTCACACCGGGGTACAGCCAAGCACTTAGACTCAGCCCTAGGTTCAGAATCATTAAGAGAAAATTGTACAGCTCCACTGAGGTCATCGTTGAGGAATGTTGA